In the Drosophila takahashii strain IR98-3 E-12201 chromosome 3R, DtakHiC1v2, whole genome shotgun sequence genome, one interval contains:
- the LOC108059584 gene encoding uncharacterized protein isoform X5 has protein sequence MRSSRLDDPRGSHRTRSIIMYGRSELASTSGDTPRSLSSFLQDNGQSAKVLAEAAKKDVQRISNSVQAQIEQLFTDVAKDATSSFEVTCLGSLPLKDKVTSLQGLQEPLRQLYLSEVIKKQKLNSGSLDICATGLRVKVSALAISNGAGVPEENEALITPFHNIAVWSAVKFVISDDDGGAAFLPLITDPENIDKTALFQPLSSSEKLAVEHSIHVHAPIFAVVMRSASSPKLLECHGFICKSTEDAIVIAATLYQSLMAHVSTSSRRNTQRRAPRQQNGVSCISIASSSALASSNYLSRSQIMPHSACGRRSSFRGSTCGGGAPSRSGRKKRVSNSSLSSHSNVINETAELETSTEERRRKSHKSKRAPPVPTTVPGSGGQRNGGGVATRSGSIVCGNGHVTRLHQNGHPGKKPLPGSELSAGCGDVAPANGDILTRVAIPRSGSFLNTGGLTRYKSRAARRHSGKLGGGGGGGGGFGLVDWHRLNCASSSPLGFSELFNEFRLHENLHSLDDILYAIIDADGMSFNDLKPIYKEFLLKLAVTLTQDELFQRSKNIMRRQKKVKQKRKASVNGSQKKTKGSFFGTKSLKKVFQLGQFRSCRGKLTKPAVKESTLDSKTKRTISAPIIIGPPITHCHAQQQHQRNRAATSGSDVSVVRNDNTQGLNRNSSSGYVSCSECSYDSESCACASADRCYCSLRTEHLNHKLRQKNERNMALATPTRKPSAQNVGGSTGTNRHSLISCRSDDKCYCSMVEEEPASSMERDSAQNSHTETTTSCDSDSCVSASKCYCKRTHRRQRSSAAAAISEDSLSQQQRKSRPGNAAGAGATRGKGKSSEKLGLDYELFNINGSGQPVQPHEALSVKKSVEAAAVFADMKLSQTTDIKSLCPPKGPGSRVGNGSCRSHASSRRSSYRTRESFSTDRLGGGGGGGGLPPLPMPLSKSMGMGLGGAGGGSADNLLANLKAMEAKAASIRSSASRSRMGSYQSMRAVSASLEDSLGYLP, from the exons ATGCGAAGCAGCCGCCTCGACGATCCCCGGGGATCGCATCGCACCCGCTCCATCATCATGTATGGGCGCAGTGAGTTGGCCAGCACCTCGGGCGACACGCCGCGATCCCTCAGCAGCTTCCTGCAGGACAACGGGCAGTCGGCCAAGGTGCTGGCCGAGGCGGCCAAGAAGGACGTGCAGCGGATCAGCAACAGTGTGCAGGCCCAGATCGAGCAGCTCTTCACGGACGTGGCCAAGGATGCGACGAGCAGCTTCGAAGTCACCTGCCTGGGATCGCTGCCACTCAAGGACAAGGTGACCAGTCTGCAGGGTCTCCAAGAGCCGCTGCGGCAGCTGTACCTCAGTGAGGTAATCAAGAAG CAAAAGCTCAACTCTGGTTCTCTGGACATCTGTGCCACCGGATTGAGGGTGAAGGTTAGTGCCTTGGCCATCTCAAATGGAGCGGGTGTTCCGGAGGAGAACGAGGCCCTCATCACGCCCTTTCACAACATTGCCGTTTGGTCGGCGGTCAAGTTCGTCATTTCGGATGATGATGGAGGCGCCGCCTTTCTACCCCTGATCACCGATCCAGAGAACATTGACAAGACTGCCCTGTTTCAGCCACTGAG CTCCAGCGAGAAGCTGGCGGTGGAGCACAGCATTCATGTCCACGCACCCATCTTCGCGGTGGTCATGCGCTCGGCCAGTTCGCCCAAGTTGCTCGAGTGCCACGGGTTCATTTGCAAGAGCACCGAGGACGCCATCGTGATTGCCGCGACGCTCTACCAGAGCCTAATGGCCCACGTGAGCACCAGTTCGCGGCGGAACACCCAGCGGAGGGCTCCGCGCCAGCAGAACGGGGTCAGCTGCATTAGCATCGCCAGCAGCTCGGCGCTGGCCAGCTCCAACTATCTGTCCCGCTCCCAGATAATGCCGCACAGTGCCTGTGGGCGGCGCAGCTCCTTCCGGGGCAGCACCTGCGGCGGAGGAGCTCCATCGCGATCCGGACGCAAGAAGCGGGTGTCCAATAGCTCGCTGAGCTCGCACAGCAATGTCATCAACGAGACTGCCGAACTGGAGACCTCGACGGAGGAGCGCAGGCGCAAGTCACACAAGTCGAAGCGGGCTCCTCCGGTTCCCACCACGGTTCCTGGTTCGGGAGGTCAGAGGAACGGAGGAGGAGTGGCCACTCGAAGTGGCAGCATAGTGTGCGGCAATGGTCACGTGACCCGGCTGCACCAAAACGGTCATCCCGGCAAGAAACCCTTGCCAGGATCAGAATTATCAGCGGGCTGTGGCGATGTGGCTCCCGCCAACGGAGACATCCTCACGCGGGTGGCCATTCCCAGATCCGGCAGCTTCCTCAACACCGGCGGACTGACTCGCTACAAATCGCGGGCGGCGAGACGTCATTCCGGCAAACTGggcggcggaggcggcggcggaggagg GTTTGGCCTGGTTGATTGGCATCGCTTGAATTGTGCTTCTAGTTCCCCACTTGGTTTCAGCGAACTGTTTAACGAATTTCGCCTGCACGAGAACCTCCACTCGCTGGACGACATCCTGTACGCCATCATCGATGCCGACGGCATGTCCTTCAACGACCTGAAGCCCATCTACAAGGAGTTCCTGCTCAAGCTGGCCGTCACGCTCACCCAGGACGAGCTCTTCCAGCGCTCCAAGAACATCATGAGGCGCCAGAAGAAGGTGAAACAGAAGCGCAAGGCTAGTGTGAATGGATCGCAG AAAAAGACCAAGGGCAGCTTTTTCGGCACCAAGAGCCTGAAGAAGGTCTTTCAACTCGGGCAGTTCCGCTCGTGCCGCGGCAAGTTAACCAAGCCGGCGGTTAAGGAGTCCACCCTGGACAGCAAAACCAAGCGCACCATCAGTGCCCCCATCATCATTGGACCGCCCATCACCCACTGCcacgcccagcagcagcaccagcggAATAGGGCGGCCACCAGTGGGTCCGATGTCTCGGTTGTCCGGAATGACAACACCCAAGGACTCAACCGAAACAGCAGCAGTGG CTACGTGTCCTGCTCGGAGTGCAGTTACGACTCCGAGTCCTGTGCCTGTGCCTCCGCTGATCGCTGCTACTGCAGCCTGCGCACGGAGCACCTCAACCACAAGCTGCGCCAGAAGAACGAGCGCAACATGGccctggccacgcccacccggAAGCCCAGTGCCCAAAATGTGGGCGGAAGTACCGGCACCAACCGTCACTCGCTGATCTCTTGCCGCTCCGACGACAAGTGCTACTGCTCCAtggtggaggaggagccggCCAGTTCGATGGAGCGGGACTCGGCCCAGAATTCGCACACGGAGACCACCACGTCCTGCGACTCGGACAGCTGTGTTAGTGCCAGCAAGTGCTACTGCAAGCGCACCCATCGCCGTCAGCGATCCTCGGCAGCGGCGGCCATCAGCGAGGACTCGCtgtcgcagcagcagcgcaaATCCCGGCCAGGAAACGCAGCTGGAGCTGGAGCAACGCGAGGCAAGGGCAAGTCCTCGGAGAAGCTGGGCCTGGACTACGAGCTCTTCAACATCAACGGCAGCGGACAGCCGGTGCAGCCACACGAGGCACTCAGCGTGAAGAAGAGcgtggaggcggcggcggtgttCGCGGACATGAAGCTCAGCCAGACGACGGACATCAAGAGCCTGTGTCCGCCGAAGGGTCCAGGATCACGGGTGGGCAACGGAAGCTGCCGATCGCACGCCTCCTCCAGGAGATCCTCGTACCGCACCCGTGAGTCCTTCAGCACGGATCGCCtgggtggaggaggaggaggaggaggactgcCACCTCTGCCAATGCCCCTAAGCAAGAGCATGGGAATGGGATTGGGAGGAGCGGGCGGAGGAAGCGCCGACAACCTGCTGGCCAACCTCAAGGCCATGGAGGCCAAGGCCGCCTCCATTCGCAGCAGCGCCAGCAGGAGCCGCATGGGCAGCTATCAGTCGATGCGGGCGGTCAGCGCCTCCCTGGAGGACTCGCTGGGGTACTTGCCATAG
- the LOC108059584 gene encoding uncharacterized protein isoform X3, with translation MVTCKVDSQTAVAVPKMNPARSRGKPAGSNSNSNSSGFRLLDGDQLENNSSVSRNSIYKLKIDLMFDDSRSMRSSRLDDPRGSHRTRSIIMYGRSELASTSGDTPRSLSSFLQDNGQSAKVLAEAAKKDVQRISNSVQAQIEQLFTDVAKDATSSFEVTCLGSLPLKDKVTSLQGLQEPLRQLYLSEVIKKQKLNSGSLDICATGLRVKVSALAISNGAGVPEENEALITPFHNIAVWSAVKFVISDDDGGAAFLPLITDPENIDKTALFQPLSSSEKLAVEHSIHVHAPIFAVVMRSASSPKLLECHGFICKSTEDAIVIAATLYQSLMAHVSTSSRRNTQRRAPRQQNGVSCISIASSSALASSNYLSRSQIMPHSACGRRSSFRGSTCGGGAPSRSGRKKRVSNSSLSSHSNVINETAELETSTEERRRKSHKSKRAPPVPTTVPGSGGQRNGGGVATRSGSIVCGNGHVTRLHQNGHPGKKPLPGSELSAGCGDVAPANGDILTRVAIPRSGSFLNTGGLTRYKSRAARRHSGKLGGGGGGGGGELFNEFRLHENLHSLDDILYAIIDADGMSFNDLKPIYKEFLLKLAVTLTQDELFQRSKNIMRRQKKVKQKRKASVNGSQKKTKGSFFGTKSLKKVFQLGQFRSCRGKLTKPAVKESTLDSKTKRTISAPIIIGPPITHCHAQQQHQRNRAATSGSDVSVVRNDNTQGLNRNSSSGYVSCSECSYDSESCACASADRCYCSLRTEHLNHKLRQKNERNMALATPTRKPSAQNVGGSTGTNRHSLISCRSDDKCYCSMVEEEPASSMERDSAQNSHTETTTSCDSDSCVSASKCYCKRTHRRQRSSAAAAISEDSLSQQQRKSRPGNAAGAGATRGKGKSSEKLGLDYELFNINGSGQPVQPHEALSVKKSVEAAAVFADMKLSQTTDIKSLCPPKGPGSRVGNGSCRSHASSRRSSYRTRESFSTDRLGGGGGGGGLPPLPMPLSKSMGMGLGGAGGGSADNLLANLKAMEAKAASIRSSASRSRMGSYQSMRAVSASLEDSLGYLP, from the exons ATGGTCACCTGCAAGGTGGACTCCCAAACCGCGGTGGCTGTTCCCAAAATGAATCCGGCCCGTAGTCGCGGAAAGCCCgccggcagcaacagcaacagtaaCTCCTCCGGCTTTCGGCTCCTGGACGGCGACCAGCTCGAAAACAATTCGAGCGTCAGCCGCAACTCGATCTACAAACTGAAGATCGATCTGATGTTCGACGATTCCAG ATCCATGCGAAGCAGCCGCCTCGACGATCCCCGGGGATCGCATCGCACCCGCTCCATCATCATGTATGGGCGCAGTGAGTTGGCCAGCACCTCGGGCGACACGCCGCGATCCCTCAGCAGCTTCCTGCAGGACAACGGGCAGTCGGCCAAGGTGCTGGCCGAGGCGGCCAAGAAGGACGTGCAGCGGATCAGCAACAGTGTGCAGGCCCAGATCGAGCAGCTCTTCACGGACGTGGCCAAGGATGCGACGAGCAGCTTCGAAGTCACCTGCCTGGGATCGCTGCCACTCAAGGACAAGGTGACCAGTCTGCAGGGTCTCCAAGAGCCGCTGCGGCAGCTGTACCTCAGTGAGGTAATCAAGAAG CAAAAGCTCAACTCTGGTTCTCTGGACATCTGTGCCACCGGATTGAGGGTGAAGGTTAGTGCCTTGGCCATCTCAAATGGAGCGGGTGTTCCGGAGGAGAACGAGGCCCTCATCACGCCCTTTCACAACATTGCCGTTTGGTCGGCGGTCAAGTTCGTCATTTCGGATGATGATGGAGGCGCCGCCTTTCTACCCCTGATCACCGATCCAGAGAACATTGACAAGACTGCCCTGTTTCAGCCACTGAG CTCCAGCGAGAAGCTGGCGGTGGAGCACAGCATTCATGTCCACGCACCCATCTTCGCGGTGGTCATGCGCTCGGCCAGTTCGCCCAAGTTGCTCGAGTGCCACGGGTTCATTTGCAAGAGCACCGAGGACGCCATCGTGATTGCCGCGACGCTCTACCAGAGCCTAATGGCCCACGTGAGCACCAGTTCGCGGCGGAACACCCAGCGGAGGGCTCCGCGCCAGCAGAACGGGGTCAGCTGCATTAGCATCGCCAGCAGCTCGGCGCTGGCCAGCTCCAACTATCTGTCCCGCTCCCAGATAATGCCGCACAGTGCCTGTGGGCGGCGCAGCTCCTTCCGGGGCAGCACCTGCGGCGGAGGAGCTCCATCGCGATCCGGACGCAAGAAGCGGGTGTCCAATAGCTCGCTGAGCTCGCACAGCAATGTCATCAACGAGACTGCCGAACTGGAGACCTCGACGGAGGAGCGCAGGCGCAAGTCACACAAGTCGAAGCGGGCTCCTCCGGTTCCCACCACGGTTCCTGGTTCGGGAGGTCAGAGGAACGGAGGAGGAGTGGCCACTCGAAGTGGCAGCATAGTGTGCGGCAATGGTCACGTGACCCGGCTGCACCAAAACGGTCATCCCGGCAAGAAACCCTTGCCAGGATCAGAATTATCAGCGGGCTGTGGCGATGTGGCTCCCGCCAACGGAGACATCCTCACGCGGGTGGCCATTCCCAGATCCGGCAGCTTCCTCAACACCGGCGGACTGACTCGCTACAAATCGCGGGCGGCGAGACGTCATTCCGGCAAACTGggcggcggaggcggcggcggaggagg CGAACTGTTTAACGAATTTCGCCTGCACGAGAACCTCCACTCGCTGGACGACATCCTGTACGCCATCATCGATGCCGACGGCATGTCCTTCAACGACCTGAAGCCCATCTACAAGGAGTTCCTGCTCAAGCTGGCCGTCACGCTCACCCAGGACGAGCTCTTCCAGCGCTCCAAGAACATCATGAGGCGCCAGAAGAAGGTGAAACAGAAGCGCAAGGCTAGTGTGAATGGATCGCAG AAAAAGACCAAGGGCAGCTTTTTCGGCACCAAGAGCCTGAAGAAGGTCTTTCAACTCGGGCAGTTCCGCTCGTGCCGCGGCAAGTTAACCAAGCCGGCGGTTAAGGAGTCCACCCTGGACAGCAAAACCAAGCGCACCATCAGTGCCCCCATCATCATTGGACCGCCCATCACCCACTGCcacgcccagcagcagcaccagcggAATAGGGCGGCCACCAGTGGGTCCGATGTCTCGGTTGTCCGGAATGACAACACCCAAGGACTCAACCGAAACAGCAGCAGTGG CTACGTGTCCTGCTCGGAGTGCAGTTACGACTCCGAGTCCTGTGCCTGTGCCTCCGCTGATCGCTGCTACTGCAGCCTGCGCACGGAGCACCTCAACCACAAGCTGCGCCAGAAGAACGAGCGCAACATGGccctggccacgcccacccggAAGCCCAGTGCCCAAAATGTGGGCGGAAGTACCGGCACCAACCGTCACTCGCTGATCTCTTGCCGCTCCGACGACAAGTGCTACTGCTCCAtggtggaggaggagccggCCAGTTCGATGGAGCGGGACTCGGCCCAGAATTCGCACACGGAGACCACCACGTCCTGCGACTCGGACAGCTGTGTTAGTGCCAGCAAGTGCTACTGCAAGCGCACCCATCGCCGTCAGCGATCCTCGGCAGCGGCGGCCATCAGCGAGGACTCGCtgtcgcagcagcagcgcaaATCCCGGCCAGGAAACGCAGCTGGAGCTGGAGCAACGCGAGGCAAGGGCAAGTCCTCGGAGAAGCTGGGCCTGGACTACGAGCTCTTCAACATCAACGGCAGCGGACAGCCGGTGCAGCCACACGAGGCACTCAGCGTGAAGAAGAGcgtggaggcggcggcggtgttCGCGGACATGAAGCTCAGCCAGACGACGGACATCAAGAGCCTGTGTCCGCCGAAGGGTCCAGGATCACGGGTGGGCAACGGAAGCTGCCGATCGCACGCCTCCTCCAGGAGATCCTCGTACCGCACCCGTGAGTCCTTCAGCACGGATCGCCtgggtggaggaggaggaggaggaggactgcCACCTCTGCCAATGCCCCTAAGCAAGAGCATGGGAATGGGATTGGGAGGAGCGGGCGGAGGAAGCGCCGACAACCTGCTGGCCAACCTCAAGGCCATGGAGGCCAAGGCCGCCTCCATTCGCAGCAGCGCCAGCAGGAGCCGCATGGGCAGCTATCAGTCGATGCGGGCGGTCAGCGCCTCCCTGGAGGACTCGCTGGGGTACTTGCCATAG